In the Carcharodon carcharias isolate sCarCar2 chromosome 8, sCarCar2.pri, whole genome shotgun sequence genome, tcacaaaaccatgctgcctctcactactatgcccatttgcttccaaaaggttgcaaatcctgtcacgaagaatcttcaccaataatttccctaccactgacgtaaggctcactggcctgtaatttcctggattatccctgctacccttcttaaacagtggaacaatattggccattctccagtcctctgggacctcacctgtagctagtgaggatacaaagatttctgtcaaggccgcagtaatctcctcccttgcctccctcagtactctggggtagatccaatctggccctggggacttaaccaccttaatattcttcaaaactctaacacctcttttttgatctcaacatgatcaaagctatctacacactcttccctagacaaatcaaccactaagtccttctgtttggtgaatactgatgagaagtactcatttagtatctttcccatttcttctggctccacacacagattcccacctctgtccctgagtgggcctaccctttccctggctaccctcttgctttttacatatgtataaaaggccttgggattttccttaatcctggttgccagtgacttttcatgaccccctTTAGCCCtcttgactccttgcttaagtttcttgctactttctttatattcttcatgggcttcatctgttctcaGCCTTCTAGCCTTTACTAATGCttctcttttctttttgactaatctcacaatatccgtcattatccaaggttcctgaaactagCCGTACtcatccttcatcctagcaggaacatgccggtcctgaattcttatcaactgttGTTTGACAGcccccccccacatgtcagttgttgatttgccctcaaacatccgcctccagtctagattcctcagttcctgcctaatattgttataattggccttcccccaattaaacacctgttatccttatccttgaaacttactgaattatggtcacttttcccgaaatgctcccctactgaaacttcaaccacctgaacaggttcattccctaataccaggtccagtattgccccttccctagttccAGTACTGCCCCCcactagttggactatctacatattgtctcaggaagccctcctgaatgcaccttacaaattctgcacaaTCCAAACACCTAGccctaagtgattcccagtcaatatagggaaagttaaattcacccaccacaacaaccctattgcttttacatctttccaaaatctgcctacataactgttcctcaatctcctgccttcaactgggaggcctatagtaaacccccaacattgtgactgcacccttcctattccggagctctactcatattgcctcgctgcatgagccctctgaggtgtcctcctgtcgtacagctgtgatattccccttaaccagcagttaagccccacctcttctacatccctctctatcctgacCGAAaaatctaaatcctggaacttttaTCTGCccatcctgtccatccttcaaccaagtctctgtaacaGTAATAACATCATAGttccaagtactaatccaagctctaagctcatctgccttgcctgttatacttcacacattgaaacaaatgcatttcagacccccagtccctctgtgttcagtaatttctccctgcctgctcttcctcttagtcctactggccatattcactagttcccagtcatttatgtCACCTGCtaacctattgctctggttcccacccccctgccatgctcgtttaaaccctcccaagtgacactagcaaacatcgcagccaggatattggtgccactccagtttagatgcaacacatccttcttgtacaggtgccacctgccctggaagagatcccaatgatccagatattgcaaaccctccctcctataccatctgttcagccacgtgtttagctgcactatcttcccatttctagcctcactggcacgtgccacagggagtaatcctgagattacaaccctacaGGTCATGTTTtataactttctgcctaacttcctgaactgctgctgcaggacctcatcactcttcctgtctatgtcgttagtaccaatgtgtaccacgacctctggctggatcctcattgtaaaacattTGTCTATCATTATAAGGAAATGGTcaactgggagaggggaaaggatgggggacctGAAGAAAAAATGTCAGACGCACCATGCTtaccaaatcaaaagtgaaatgagaatcatggtgggtgagaacaggtgctgcatgggggtATGATCAATGGGTggttggagatgcaggtcagctcagatggtcaactgaaactaaaccccagcaggcagcattgaaaatgctcaggacattgagaagaGTGTGAGCGGgaaggatccatgtgtgtgggagagtgcttgcatggagctctgaaaggcccgccacatacacacacttctccccTGCTAGTGTTGGCGGGGAACGGGGGGTTGGGatgttgcagtgggaggactcaagaatcttgtaaatgaagctgaaagacaccattacacattattcagtgtaaatgaatatattttcagccTATAAGGTGACAAAATTTGTTCACCCATGCAgccatttcttaacttttgaacgcattagacttctagttgctgccctgacatccgcagcagggatagagacagtctgtgcaatggttggccctgttgcctctgatgattttgGCATGGGTCctttggagagctgaggccttgggggccctggcttgctttggctgtcctcctgtgggccagctgctccctctgcagtgacagaggacgaggttgaatggatcacaggcagaggggacttggagggagaggacagcctctgagattcctgaatggatggcccaggggtgtccagctgccactcctccatttgggtgcccgagggccccggtcTGACTCCTTGAAGTGAAGAAGCACGTtgggggatgtcgaggtgccccgtttccctcttgctttgccactgtaggaactcatccatggctaccgcgatggagtgcaggtacatgcacacatctctgtgttctgctagACCAGGTGTCTGCCATTctccccatggagatctccatacatacatatgtggacaccacttcatcagagagcaggcgaacACACTTCTCCAACTcatgtgccattctgttgaggacTCCTAAtggctctgcatgatgttcccccaccttctgctgactctccatgatcaGATGGAAGGCTgaattcagaggctcatcatctgacgcggacctcacagatgcctcttccccagcaatcctTTGAgggccggggagctcggctgaatctgcctcctcctgctgcagagacttgtctgtgaacccgagcctgctgcAGATATAGGTCCTACTGAGGTGTGTTTCTCTGCGCTGTTGAAGGGTAAGTcatgtgatgggtcttccaggctgcttatttccagctcttcaatggaagaggtgtcctcttggctggagatgaggatgtggatggagctgagggattggctggctgagggtgtcgctcaattgacagagctccctgtgaaccaaagtagagataattagtgcatggcagcagagtcaaaagcaggagagagagcactcacagttgtattgagagagggatgatgtgatacAGGATCCTCATGACAGCGTTCACCGCCGACCTTACTGCCGCCGCAGGCAAGAGGCCTATGTCTTGACCAGTCAGCGCGACAGCACGCTCTTCAAAGtgggtgaggggcctaatgtgggccagtcCACTCCCGGTCTGggtcctctccctgctgttgtaagccggtttctcctgcatgaaaacagatggagagagagtgagcaggacacatggcactgcatagaatgtttgtgtggtgagtttatttgcatggacaggatgaggacatgagcttaAGAGGGTAtgagcttgatggagatgtgagggtgtgtgagagagttagtggttttgtcccttgagatgtgagatttctgaagatgtgtgatgggtttgtgaatgtgtgagttgagagtgatgagaagagtgacttaccctggtggaatggatgagaccattcatcctgctgCGGCACTGAgagactgtcctcttttgcagggcattggcactgaccattgctgccactgccttccatgctggattggtggccTTGCTTGCTGGTCCGCCCAGAGCCGGGGATGGGGACATCACGATGgatctccactgcatccaaaaggcactcaagggacgtGTCATTAAAttagggagctgcagtcttcttgccttttggggccatgtcatctgtgcagcagtcctggtctTGAAGCCCTGAGAGATTTGCATGCGGCTGCACTCATTAAgtgatgaggtgatggtggggcgggcaaatgagagcccgcccacttttgaaatggcatgtttcccaggaatgcataattaatgaggctgccTTGGggtgatacggcatgaaaagccgccattgcggccggtggggaaaatgtcctttttcctgcccactacgcacttagtgcaaatctgggatgatcccaCCCATAATTTGTTTAATTCCACAGCTTTAATTTGTACAGCAAATGAATGTACAGAGCAATAGTTATGATTAAACACAATTCATTCAATCATTATAACTTGTCTTCCAGCAATAATAGAAATAATAATTCTTTAAGTTGTAAAGTTAACCTTATATCCTGCTTGTTTCATCCATTTACTTTAGGGATTCATGGAGAAATCTGGCTGTGACTTCCCTTTCTGGAAGCTTTATCTGTTGTGATTCTAATAAGTTGGTTGACTTAGTACTGGATATGTGTAAAATATATTTGGTGGACATACTAATCCATATTCTCTTTCATTAAATttagtaaaaaaaaatagaaatgaatGAAATGTGGAGCCATTTGTGGAGAAGATGGTAACAAGCAATAATTCTCCTACAACAGTGTTGCTTTTAAATAGGTTCAGGCTTAACAAGGAGGCTCTGCCTTAGTTCATGATGGTTTGCAAGGACAATGATCATCTGCCCAGAACTACCACTGGCAATGAACATCACCATAGTCCATTACTTAAATGCCACAGGAAAATTCCAGACTCATAGGCACCAAGCGGTTGTGTActattctattagctttgtttCACCACATGCACACAGCTGCATAGACTCCAGCAGTTCTCATCAGACTTGTAGCTAAATATCTTCAAAAATATTGGTTTCCATAAGGTTCAAGGCACATTTTGCAGAAAGGCAAGGACGGACCATCAAAGCCATGGCATAAAGGTGAAGTACGATTATTCCATCAACAGGGTAGGTGATGGCCTAGTGCTACTGTCGCTGCACTAGCaacccagaaacccagggtaatgctctggggatccaggtttgaatcccaccacggcagatagtggaatttgaattcaataaaaatctggaattaaaagcttgatgatgatgatggccatgaacccatctggttcactaatgcccctttagggaaagaaatctgttgtccttacctggtctgacctacacgtgattccagacccacagcaatctggttatctctgaaatggcctaacaagccactcagttgtaacaaaccactacaaagtcaaagaatggaatgaaactggacagaccacctggcatcagcctaggcaccggaaacaaaaacagcaatctcagccctgttggccctgcaaagtcctccttactaacacctggagctagtgcaaaaattgggagagctatctcacagactagtcaagcaacagcatgaCATAGCCATTcttacggaatcataccttacagataatgtcccagacgccaccatcaccatccctgggtatgtcctgtcccaccgacaggacagactcagcaaaggtggcagcacagtggctgATGGtcgggagggagtttccctgggagtcctcaacattgatcccggacctcatgaagtctcatggcatcaggtcaaacatgggcaaggaaacctcctgctgattaccacgtcctgcccctctctcagctgatgaatcagtgctcctccatgttgaacatcacttggaggaagcactgagggtggcaagggcgcagaatgttctctgggtgggggacttcaatatccatcaccgagagtggctcggtagcaccactactgattgagCTGACCTAGTCCTAAATGACAGATCTGCTAAACTGGATTTGCAGCAGgtaatgagggaaccaacaagagggaaaaacaaacttgacctcaccctcaccaacctgcagatgcatctatccttGACAATATCAATAGGAGAAACCACCGCACATTCGTTATGGgaatgaagtcccaccttcacattgaggataccctcgaTCGTGTTGTATAGCACGACCACCGTGCTAAATTTCGAACAGacgtagcaactcaagactgggcatccatgaggtgctgtgggccatcatgaACAGCGGATATATACTTGAACTCAATCGtggccctgcatatcccccactctaccattaccaccaagccagggggatcaaccctggttcaatgaagagtgcaggagggcatgccagcagcagcaccaggcatacctaaaaatgagctgtcaacctgctgaagcgaTGACACAGACTACTtggatgccaaacagcataagcagcaagtgataaacagagttaagcgatgccacaaccaatggatcaggtctaagccctgcagtcctgccacatccagtcatgaatggtggtggacaattaaacaactcactggaggaggtggctccacaaatatccccatcttcaatgatgggggagcccagcacatcagtgcaaaagataaggcatttgctgcaatcttcagccagaagtgccgagtggatgatgcattttggcctcctccagaggtccccagtatccctgttgccagtcttcagccaatttgattcacttcacgtgatatcaagaaacggctgaaggcactcgatactgcaaaggctatgggccctgacaatattccagcaatggtactataggcttgtgctccagagcttgccattcccttagctaagctgttccagtacagctacaacactggcatctacacggttatgtggaaaattgcccaggtaaatccggtacacaaaaagcagggaaaattcaacctggccagttaccaccccatcagtctactctgcatcatcagtaaagtaatggaagtggtcatcaacagtgttatcaagcagcacttgcttagcaataacttgttcACTTATGCTCAGTTTGGGATCTGTCAGGGCCACTttactcctgacttcattacagccctggttcaaacatagacaaaacagctgaactcccaaggtaaggtgaaagtaactgcccttgacatcaaggctgcatttgatagACTGTGGCATCAAAGAGACTTAGCAAaacgggagtcaatgggaatcagggggaatactccccattggttggattcatacctagcacaaaagaagatggttgtggttgttggaaagtcagtcatctcagctccaggacaccccTGCAGGAtttactcagggtagtgtcctcagcccaaccatcttcagctgctttatcaatggcctttcttccagcataaggtcagaagtggggatggtcgctgatgtttgcacaacgctcagcaccattcgcaactcctcagaccaaatggagcaagacctggacaatatccaggcttttgctgacaagtggcaagtaacattcatgccatacaagtgtcaggtaatgaccatttccaacaagagagaatccaaccattgccccttgatgtttaatggcattaccgtcactgaatcccccactatcaacatcctgggaataccattgaccagaaactgaactagactagccatataaatactgtggcaacaagagcaggtcagaggctaggaatcctgtgaagaataactcatctcctgactcccaaaagcctgtccaccatttacaaggcacatgtcgggggtgtgatggaatacaccccacttgcctggatgagtgctgctccagcaacactcaagacacttgatgccatccaggacaaagcagcctgcttgattggcacccgttcaacaaacattcactccctccaccaccgacgccagtagcagcagtgtgtaccatctacaagatgcactgcaggaattcaccaaggctccttagacagcaccttccaaacccacaaccgctaccatctagaagaacaagggcagaagatcgacgggaacatgaccacctggaatttccctccaggtaactcaccatcctaacttggaaatatatcgccgttccttcactgtcgctgggtcaaaatcctggaactcccttcctaacagcacatggactacagtggatcaagaaggcagctcaccaaggccTTCTCAAGTTCAATtagggacggacaataaatgctggcccagccagcgaagcctacatcccatgactgaataaaaaaaacactgttCATTGCCAGACAGTTATGTGGACTTCTAGAAGTTAAGGCAATTGGGGTGTTTTGACACATTCACTCTGAGGCAATCAAATGTGACCTAGCTCTTTTTTTAATGAAAGAAGTGTGAATAGCTGGATTCTAAGCAATATGGACTACATGGTGTAACTAAAGCTGTTAACATCACTGTACAAACCTTATTCTCCAAGAGTGAACTGCTACAACAATGCACACATTCAATCTGAACTCTCATTAGGTCACCACTGAGTGTGGAAAAAACAGTTTCAGATGCTTAGAGCAGTGAGTGGCAAGACTTTAGTGTGTGGGGGAAGATTAGAGTGTAAGCTGGATGCTGGGCCATATTATTGTGGCAAAGAGGCCTCACCATGGAACTAGGTGATGAGCTGGTCCAAAAATGTAGATCAGAATGGTGCACAGCAACAATCACTGATAGAACATCCTCTGAACTAATTCTGAGTTGTGCAATTgggcaaaattattttgtttgcaTGAATTTAGAATCACAAATGCTGCTAcctattttgcctttatttagtTCTATTTGGTTTGCCGCTGGATAAGTGACATTATCATTACCAGGGAAAAATCAGGCTGCTAGACATGATGAAAGTGAATTAATTATATGTTTTATTTGAGGTGATGTATATGTTTTGCAGATGATGTTGACTCTTATGAATTTTCAAATTCTAATATATTGCTTCCTGCAATTTCCTATTATTATGTGTTCCCTAATTGAGAAATATATGCTTAGTAACAACTGGTAAACTGCATAGCATTCAGACAGCCTACAATCTGTGTCTGCAATGAACCCTAAAAGTTTTGCATCAGTGCCAGAAAGCCATTTACTGAAAGCATTGTCAATTCATTGGAGGCAAATTTCCATGTGGGTTATCTCACTCATGCATTGCAAATTGTGCAAAAGGGCTGTGGAGATCCAGGAAACAATGAGCCTTGTAGCATCCTTTGCTTTTATTCTTTCTCCCCATACTTAATCACTTATACTCAGGTTCACAATATGACTCACAAAATCTTGGCATTTAAGCTCCATTGGCTTACTGTCAACTCTCTAACATATGTTCTGCTGATATTATATACGTTTCTGAGAACATCAATAAGACATTATCCGCCCTGGCCCAGAACTTCTCAGCATGCTGTTTTGGCAAGCACCAAATTTGTCAAACAACAGCCCAGGTACATCCATCCTGGGGAATTTAGGTGGTAAGTTACAGGAGTGAGTGAATCACATAGCACCAGGTGAGAAGGAGGGAATGGAGGCAGGACAAGACCTCCTTCACTTGTTAAACTCAGGGATTGGGAGTTTGTGGGTCTTACCTACAACAAAGTCTGATCTTGGAGCATCGATATTTCACACATTTGAGATGCGTCAAACACCCTGCAAATTCTTATGGCAAATATGAAGGACTTCATTCCCCACATTTGTGCAGTACTGCATATCCGTCTAACTAAACTACAGAATACAATGGAGAGAAAGGTGTTATACTCCAGAAAGCCTGTTGGTGAAATTTATAGCTGCAGCCAATCATTACATAATTTTATATGCATTTATTTGCACAAGTAACAGATTGTAAACAAGCATCCCCCAATCTAACAACCACAGTCTAATTCAGTGTCCATTTTTTTGAGAAATTTAGGTATTTATATTTTTCAGTCATTGTTTCAATACATGGACCCAGCATTAGCTCAATTACAGTAACAATCCATTTTTCAGAGATTGACAAAATAATCTGTCAACAGTCTGATAAAGTTAATAGTCCTGGTGAATGGCATTGTAATGCTGGGCTGTTCACCAGGAGCAACATTCCAGGAGATGGAAAGCACCGTGCAGtacagaattttatatatttttcctCACTTTTTCTCATAATTGTGTTTGATGTGTTCCCAGAATTTCCCCTCATTGATGTGCTCAAACACAGCATCTCTGGCTTGGTCGAACACCCTCTTGAAGAAGATGGAGCCCAGCAAAATGTTCAATGTGAAGGGGGAAGTTCTCTTGAACATCAAGTTGTAAACCTGCCTCAACACTGACATCTTCCCACAGGGACACAAGTGAATCCATGGTTAATGCACACCatctgcatacaattaaacacaattagtataggtgtggctatgggtacccgcatgggccccagttatgcctgtctctttatggggtatgtggaacattccttgctccagtcctactcaggccccctcccacaactctttctccggtacctcgatgactgtttcggtggcgcttcatgctctcatctggacttggaaaaatttatcaattttgcttccaatttccacccctccatcactttcacatggaacatctccgacacttcccttcccttgcttgacttctctgtctcaatttctggtgatagaccatccaccaatatccaccacaagcccaccgactcctacagctacctcacaccctgctttctgtaaggactccatcccattctctcatttccttcacctccatcgcatctgttccaatgatgccacttcccAAAACTGCACTTCTGgcatatcctccttcttccttaaccaaggtttccccccACAGTGATTGAtacctcaaccgtgtccaacctATCTCCCATGTCTCTgtcctcacatcttcctctccctcccagaaccatgataaagtcccccttgtcctcacttttcatcccatcatccttcgcattcaaaggatcatcttctaccatttccaccaactcagcatgatgccaccaccaaacagatcTTCCATTCACCCTGCCcccgttggcattccgtagggacagttccttctgggacaccctggtccactcccgtaccacccccaacacttcaaccccttcccatggtaccttcccatgcaatcgcagaaggtgcaacacctgcccttttacttcccctctcctcaccgtccaggggcccaaacactcctttcaagtgaaggagCACATCACTTGCAGTTCCTTCAATTTTgtctactacattcgctgcttccaatgcggtctcctctacattggagagaccaaatgcagactgggtgaccgctttgcaggacaccttcggtctgtccacaagcatgacccaggccttcctgtcacttgccatttcaacactccaccctgctctcatgcccacatgtccgtctttggcctgctacaatgtcctAGTGAAGCTCACCGCAaattggaggaatagcacctcaccttccgattaggcactttacagccttctagaattaacattgagttcaacaacttcagaccatgaactctctcctccatcctctcccCTTTTTGATCCCGTTTTTTCAAtgcacatttttatttttcaatttttatttatttatgtatttatttatttttccatttattttcatttaaaaaaatatttatttccatttgcattcattgttttatccccaccttttagcctattttcgattATTTTcctaccaccatcccctccctccaccccacccccacaagggccatctgtcacttgctcattctgctttctactcttaatgtcaccatgagcacctcctttagccagtatcaccaccattaacacccctttgaccttttgtttataacatctttcgcaatctctcctttgcctccacctatcgctggccttctatccagcttcatctgttccacccccccccccttaaacagtatatatttcaccagatTTGTACTTCTCTTTTGCCctaaagaagtcatacagactcgaaacgttactctgtctttctctccacaaatgctgtcagatctgttgagtttttccagcattttttgtattagcttcagatttccagcatccgcagtattttgcttttatattacaatTAGTATACAATTAACGCAAGGTCAGTTGTTAAACTTTTGACAGTCATTTGGTGAAGGAGGAGATCAGtagtcaatctttactcagttttatctttattcacaaagtgagacGTTATAATTGTATAGCTCCGAACTTTAAACCCACCACCAGTGTCAATAAGTGTCCCTTTCTCTGTGCACAACTAAATGAATGCCCCCCTACCTGTATAGGTCCAAATTGAGTGGAATGCCTGAGGTGGCAGCTGCAGCTAAAGGCGGTGTGTCCCACAAGGTGTTGAAGCAGCCActgactaaagtcaccaagaagctgCCCAAGAAGTGGAGGAAATCTcacaagcagagctattccactcACATGTACAGGATGCTGACCCAGATCCACCCTCCCACCAGGATCGCATCCACGTCCATaagtgttatgaattccttcgtTGTCAACATTTTCGAGCAGATTACCTCCGAGGCCTTGCAtctcattcactacaacaagcacctcaccatctcagccagggagatccagagcaccGCCCACCTCATGCTGCCAGAGGAACTGGCCAAACACACCTTCTCCGAaggtcaccaaatacaccaactccaCTTAGGTCAATCACTCTAAAGATTATATGCTTAACCTGGATTTATACAATTAACATTGGTGCTTTTAAGGTCATCTATGATGTTAGAGGATTAAGTTCTGAAACTCTtcccaacagcattgtggatgttcctaaaccacatggactgcagcagttcaaggaggtggctcaacatcaccttctcaggggcaattagtgacggtaaataaatgctggcctagccagcaatttccacagcccatgaaagaataaaaatcacCTGAAAACCCATGCAATGGAAAATATACACAATATCCAAATAgcatgggcagaaatttgcacTGAGCCATTGGGCGCGTGCTCGACCTGCtgaagcataaaatgatgtgcgatgaggTTGagcaagtgtcccgacatcatcacacactcgcgggatattttggttggtgggcgtgtgtgggagtcggcagtgctcccgccgacaattaacaggcttattaaggccattaatgttataattgaatgaaatgttttgctgcctgtccaaccttact is a window encoding:
- the LOC121281555 gene encoding cytochrome b-c1 complex subunit 9-like, coding for MSVLRQVYNLMFKRTSPFTLNILLGSIFFKRVFDQARDAVFEHINEGKFWEHIKHNYEKK